Part of the Phycodurus eques isolate BA_2022a chromosome 3, UOR_Pequ_1.1, whole genome shotgun sequence genome, TTGATATTGAGAGAAGAAGCATTTAATAAAAGTCATTGTCTCTCTTCTATAGCTCCTATTTCTTCAGAGCAAAGTCTCCCAAGAACTACAAACAGTATTAAAACAGTGTTATTGagttatttttgttaattttgtatttattgttttttgttttttttgcttcacaCATAAAATCTTATTGAAAAATGTTCGGTAAGTAAATGAGCATAAGACTGAGTTTGTTAGCTTGTTTTTGTTCACGGaccatttttattaatttaaagcagtggttctcaaaccgtGGTACGCATCACTGAACTAAATGTTCAAAcgtcataatgttacagtggctgaaaCTTTATTTGAGCCACtactgtacatttgttaagGGCAGCTCAGTTGTATTTATCTTTTACGTGCAATACGTTTGCATgaactatttgttttcaaatatttatttaggtacaatttctaTCCAACTTTTACatccaatacattttcattgaatcctTATTGAAGAAACGtcttttttccaatatttaagtacagtgttATTGTATTGTAGCATTACAGtggctcacaaaaaaaaaattacaccttTTTGGAATAAAACTGGTGCCTCAGTTTGATGAGCACTTGGGCCTCctatgttactgtattttatggTGATACTTGGAGACCCTGGTATTTACTTGatgcaaaaggtttgagaaccaatGGTCTAGCCGGTTAACACAAGGGCAGAAAATATGTATAATGCAAGACAGATCTAGGTTAAAGACATGTGGCCTGTCAATTGACCACTGCCAAAACTGCAACGCTGAAAATTATCATCAGGTGCCTAGAAGCCAAaagaataaatgcatgttttgcaaCGTGCTGTCCCAGCTGCAAAgtaacaaagcaacaacatcaaacactGAGCAATAGAGAATGGATAAAGGAGATGGTTGGATGCATTTGGGACATTTGCACACACGTGGAGACCAAATTGATGTTGAATGTCAGAACAGGAACCAACTAACCACACCGGGAAGACATTATGAAAGTTATCCTCCACCATAAACAACAGGACTGCTAGTATCATCTACAGCTTCAAAATAAAGACGAGAGCTTGGCGAACCAGCCACAAGAGTGCAATGGcttcaaaaaaacaattatcaccCCAACACTTGTGACAATGACAGCTCACAAAGTCtctgaaacaaaacacaatatgtaggcatcaaaaaaggaaaacaggaTACAACAGTGGTACACAACTGCCCGAGCAGATCCTTACAATTGCATATGGATACAGCAGAAGTGAACGTCTGCATATACCGTAGAGGAACAGGTGAGATATTGTTTGACTGATCTGCCTCAAAATGAAATACACTACAcctaacatacagtatgcatgaCACATGAACAAAAGGTCTCGGTACAGTCCTCATAATTGTAATAAAGAATTCCTCAGTCAAGGGTTAGAGTAAATGTTTTAGCTCCTCATCGtcccatccatctattttccatccCATTTGTCTTCATTAGAGCTGCGGTTAACACTTTAGAATATTCAGTTAACCGACATGCATATTtgttgaatgtgggaggaatctgGAGTACTCGAAGAAAACCCAAGTGAACACCCACAAGAgagcaaactccacaaagcCAAAGGCAATTTGAACcctaactgtgaggcagacatgacaTGCTCACCATCATTCACATTAAAGTTGCTGTCCTCTTACATCACCTTCAATTTGAATTATTAACCTTATAATGAAAATGTGGATAATATTATACTTTCAACTTTGTTTGAGCGAACTGACTTTTGGGGCGGTGAAATGACATTGACAAGTAACAGTCACATTATTAGAGACATTAGAGACGTGTGTTTGAAATAGTCCCAGAAAGGAGAGCGACACCGGTCTCTTTTTACAGacgtaattattattattggtatttgtatttatttattttatttattgaggtgtgtgtgggggggggggggggggggttgcaatCAAACTCCCACAAAGCTCATGGAACTCAAGcaacagaaaagaaaaggaaaaaaaaacgaaaaatcTGAAGCCGTGTGTTTCTAACATGAAAGTCTGTCTTGAtttgcactgcatcaaaaataattcattatttgtagtaaactAAATACGATAccaatttttattgtattatagcTACGTTTCAGACGATTGTTTCAATGGAATATTGCACATTATtatcagtttttgttgttgttttatttgtggTAATAACAATTgacaatgttttgtttctatataCCTGCTGTCCGCCCATCAGCTGCCGTGGTTGCTAGGCGACATAAAATGGGCTCGCTAAAGCAACACaggccaaatgttttgtttaacgttgacttttttttttcttttttctttttttgtaatagaaGGCTTGACATCCAGAGGATCGAATATGAAGTTTGCGGCAAATGGCATAATCCTGCAACACAACAAGACTTCTATCCACAGATCTATAgatgtatatataataaaggTTGAGCCAATTGgtctttttgtttgaagcatGCACAACATATATAGAGTAGCGACGcagacatttgagattttcgaCTGTTGTGCGCATGCTGCGTTTGTGCATTTGGATCACGTCGACTCTATACACGTGCACTCGGTATGCAGTAGGCCTCGCACTCACCCTGAGCTCCTTAAAGAAGATGCAGCTGCGAGCCCACTCCACTATGGAAAAGAGGGTCTGGTCTGCCATGCGACACATGAGGCTGAAGGCGCTGGGTTTCTCCAGCCGGCCCCGGCTGCTCTGCTCCTGCTGCAGATGAGTGACGATCTTGTTCTGGACCAGCAGCTCGTCCGGATCGCAGCGCAGCATTTCCAGCACGAGCGGCGGCAGGCTGGGGGCCTGCGGTGAGGCCGAGGGGTACATTTCTGGGTAGGCGTATCCAGTTAGAGATTCGGGCGAGCTGGTGTAGTCGGGGCACTCTGCTTTGATGACCCTGCCGGGGTAGCTGGTGTACTGGTACTGGCCGCTAAGGGGGGCGTGGGACTGCATACCCAGGGACGGGGGCGCATACAGGTTTGCCTCATAGTCTGTGGGGGTGATGGAGGGGAGGATGCTTTTGGGGATGACGGGCACGCCGGTCAGGGGGCCGCTGAAGCCGTAGTCAGCGTGGAGAGGAGAGACGGACGGAGGGGCTGCGCTCTCCAATTTGAAGCCGTTGGATCGTATCAAAGCCTTCTTTTGCTGCTTCAAGGCCCTGTCCCTCTTGTACATGGGCCCGAATTTATTCCTCCCCCCACGCATGCGGTCCGCACGCACCGCTGTCAAAAAGAcacccaaaaaagaaaggaaaaagcgCAACAATCAAATGCCAAACACGACTTTAGATGCGCTCGAATGGGCTATTTCCATTTTACCACGATTCCCGATTTAAACGTGGAatgaataacacacacacacacacacacacacacttcttgcTTCCCTTTTTAGGGCTGAGAAGATTCCCCAGTCTTCACTCCTCCTTCTAGCCTAAATAGAGCTTTTGATTTAAAACACGGGAGTCTCCACAGTTTTATCAGTAAGTGTAGaatgtgtcctttttttttttttccttgcttgGAAGAAACAGGTGCTTTCTTGCACGGCTGTCTGGCAATTAATTCCCGTCTCATGCGAATAGGAAGTGATGACAGAGCCACAGCCAACAAATTGGAATGAAGTCGTCTGAAtgtgtttcaaaacaaaaaacgctacGTAAATGCATCATGCGACAAGAAACCGCTGTATGCCAGTCGTGacgaatgtattatttttgaaacgcgtgaaaataaatatctattttttttcaatcatgacATTTCTTTCTTCAATTGCATTTTAAATCCAAATGATATATTGGCTATTTATCAGTTCAGTCTCCATTCAACTTACCTTCTAGTCTCATCCCGACGCTGAGACATTTTTGAAAGCGGCAGAAAGGACATCTTTTCCTCTGAGTCTTGTCAATTTTACACTCCTGGTTTTCAGCACAAGTGTACCGCTTGTTGTTCTGCACTGTCCTTTTGAAGAAGCCCTGAAACATCACCCAACACTTTTCGTTTGGATTTCAAGTGAAATAACATCACATTTGCATGCGAGATGATTTTTCAATGATAATTAATATACGACactgaaagggggggggggggcatttgaATTCACTTAATTCCAACAGGTTTACTGGTTACACGtgattcaaatgtgttaaactaacatggattgtttgattattttccaGGAAAAGGGGGGAAATTACGCcactttaccacattttaatcatgtgcctCCGAACATTAATGACTTTTTCCAGTGTAAAGCCTattcatattaaaaatatattcacaATAATAACGTATTTTAATTCTGTTGTAAACTAACGTTATTTCATAATATGGATGCAAAACTATAGTAATATATTTTGCCTACTCTAATGCAGAATGAcagcgtgtttaaaaaaacggtTGATACCATAACTTTTGGACATTTAACCCCGCTTTGACATAAGCATTAAAACGAAACTTCCAACCGCAGTCTCCtcgaaagaaatatatatatatatattttttttttttttttttaccttgcagCTTTCACAGGTGAGCAGCCCGTAGTGATACCCGGACACCTTGTCGCCACACACAGGACACAACTCTTCCAGATCGTCATCATACGTGTATTCCATAACCTTCAAAGTCACACCTGTAACAGGCACGTGCGCgtgcacacgcgcgcgcgcacacgcacaaatACCAAGGACATCCACAGCATGAGTGTGTACAATATCAAGGCTGCAAGTGCCACGGCACATTTGAATTGTTTATGGGGGGGCTGTTCATGTCTGGAGTCAGACTTGAGTTTCTTCAAATGAAAGATTGCATTGATTTTCGATAGATTTGATGTGTATACAAACCAACAAGTATTATAATTACACTTACACtggcaaaataaaatcaataatccCAGCAatatttccttttatttatcGACTGGCCAAATCTTTACCAAAatattgtgcgtgtgtgtgtgtgtgcgcgcgcgcgcgggtgcgtttatgtatacatatacatatatatatatatatatatatatatatatatatatatatacatatatatatgcaattattcatacttaaaaacaaatttgaaaaatgcttataattgtaaatacattttacatttcaaataacACTTTGACATTTTAATCAAGACTAAAACATAGACATatattttgttgtaaaaaaaatcagtaacgatgttatgtttttattcgTAGAGACGCTACTGCACAAATGGTATGctatagttgaaaaaaaaaaatacaatttgcatACCTTTAGCGTTTAAATGCCAAACGACGAATgaacgaattaaaaaaaaaaatcttcatcaaTTCCATTTTAAACTGGAACACGTGCATTCCCTTTAGATAGAATTATGGCCTCAAAAAGCACTAGTTTGTATTTGATATCATATTTCACACAGGAACGCATGCATTTTATTGAGATGGATTGATGACTTCAATATTACTATTTTGTATTGTTGATCATCAATAATACAAGTATATTTAGCAGTATTCATAGTATTTTGGAGCTAATTaccgcatttctttttttttcatgacttaaTAAATTTTAAAAGAAGGCGATGGTGGTCGGTTGAAAGTGGTCGTTGCATTTATATCCACTTTTTCCGTCttttactattttttgtttGAGCACTCAACAACCGTTTTcgtctcttcccccccccccccagtgcaAATCGATGCCGTTGAAGAATTGCTTTGAGACAAGACTGCCGATAAAAAATCCCTCACTCTTTTGGATGGAATCCCTCCTCTACACTTTTGTCCCGAAGCACATCCCCACCGAGAGAAAAGTCGAGAGCCTTACCGTGAGCCTTGTCTCCCAGCATCTGAAGAGCAGGATGCAACTAGTCGCTGATTATGAAAATGTGGACGGAGGCGTTGCTGCAGGCTTTTGCATATGCTGTTGAGGACAACAGCAGGAGGAGaccaagaccaaaaaaaaaaatatcgtcTGGAACGCGATTGGTTTGGGTGTCTCCCTCAGCCTCCTCGCCCTTTACTGTCTTTCCCTTATCGCAAACTTATGCTGCCTTGCTACTATTGGCGGATGGAGAGTCACGTGGCCGTCGCTTGGCTGCCTCCTGGAAAATGCCTGGACTGCAGGCGAGAATACTGCTGATTGAGGTgactaaataatgttttttttttccttatgtATTACTTATACAActaatagttatttttattagACCGGGGAGGCTCATCATTCATGAAAACGCTAATTGCAATCTATACAGAGGTATAAATGCATGCATTATTAATTTAGACACAGCTCGAGTCGTCGGTGAGGATTTTGTATACACCTGAAAACGTATTTGTCcgcttctcaaattattttgcatcgtttccccactttaatattcAAGCTGGTCAAACAAATGTCaatttcagacaaatataaGCCAAGTAAACAtagtttgctgtttttaaatggtggttttatttattagggaaggggggggggggggactcttCATCGTTTAtctggccttgtgtgaaaaagtagtttcccccttgttaaatcatgaattaactgtggctaatcacattttttggaaagcttggaaaaaagttcattttcactgaccacacacaAAAGCCCGATCACCTCctgacctgttcaatcaagaaatcacttaaagtagaacctgtctgacaaaatgaagctgAACCAAAAGATcataaaaagctgcaacaaaatgtcatgatccaaagaaactcaaaaacaaatgataaataaagtaaTCTATCAGTATGGAAAGGGTAACAAAGTAATTCCTAAAACTTTAGCACTCCAGTAAACCACAGTgcgagccattatccacaaatggagaacaCATGGAACAATGGTGAACCTTCTAAGAGTTGGCCAGCCAACACAAATTAGCCCAAGAGCAAAGTGATAAATAATCTCGGGATCACAAAAGAACCCAGGACAatatctaaagaactgcaggcctggcttgcctcagttaaggtcactGTTCATGACtgaacaataaggaagagagtgggcaaaaatggcatccatggcagagttccaaggccaagaccactgctgaccaaaaaaagaacataaaggcttgtcttgtgaaaaaaaaaccaaaaaaaaaaaccttaatgaTTTCCACAACTTTTGACGATGAGACAGAAGTtcaactttttggaaggtgtgtgtctcattacatttGGCGGAAATGTAacacaacatttcagaaaaagaacatggtACCAACAGTCATGCGCCCTAGGCGAGATTTTATATGACATCCTCCTTCAATGGCGATTTACACATGCTTGCAAAAGAGGTCAAGTAGCAATTGTTTTTAAAGCGACTGTGTAGGAATTACTCCTATCTAGAGTTGAACTTGTGTATTGCATCCAAACAAACTGTGCACTCAAGACCCTCAgtttttcaaacacaaattgCAACAACGGTAGCCGgcgtatataaaaaaaacctcaaaaagcaacaacactGTCTAACAAAACCGAATGAAAAAAGCTAGCTTTAAGCTAATTTAGGCAGTGTTGACTTACTTGTCAAGTACAAAGCTGGCAACTTCAGTTTCAGAGATGGCAGACTGTCATGGCGCTCCTCTACTGGGTCACGACtcttatgtataaataaatctatAATTATTCGCTTCAGAGAATGTATCAAATTATTAGCAGAGGTGCTAATAAACCAATAAGAACACATATATAAACACAGAAATTGATTTTTGTCCGTAAGCAACTGAAAATGTTCCACAGCGTCCCTTTAACATTTCCTTTAATTTATAAGATAACATGtagcacaatttaaaatatgaactagAACATCTTAATTTGATTACTGTATCTTCACTGCCAAACACATCATGCGAGTCCAGATCCCACGACCACTTATTTTCCAGGAGTAAGGTATTTCCCATTTTCTCATTGGAGgactttcttgttttttttttactacaccTGAGATGTCAGACTGTTTTGTTACTTCTTTTCTTTTGAGTTAGCCCTAACACCATACACTAAGAAAGTCATTCAGTCACACTTGCTCGCAGGGTCAAatttggaaatacattttatactttTCTACTACTGCATTAGTCAGTCACTCCTTTTGTAGTTGGGAAATATCTTTTCTCGCCAAGGAGAGTTGCCATTGCCAATCTCATTTCAACCCTTTATGCACGAGTCTCACTCTCCACGTAGTAAAACACCAGGTGTTTGCTTAGTGTAagaaaaaagtgacattttccaCAGATATTTGTAACTTTATTTCTACTTCACGAGATTAGTCTTGTGGCATGTGCTCAACAATACCGGAACTCAAATGccttaaaaatccatccatacatccgtccattttccatactgattatcctcactagggtcgcgggcatgctgcagcctatctcagctgactctcgGCAAGCGGCAgtgtacaccccggactggtcaccaggccaatgacagggcacatataaacaaacaaccaatcgcactcacattcacacctacggggtaTTTAGaaacttcaattaaccgaccatgcatgttctttttttgggggatgttgttggaggaaaccggagcacccggagaaaacccacacaggcgaggctggatttgaaactcagaagtgtgaggcagatgtgctaagcagtcggccactgtgccgccttccTTAAAAATATCTGTtgaagtagtaaaaaaaaaaaaattacaaaaattaaataGTTTTGTCTTACGTTGAGCCAGCACCTATTGTTTTAGTGTGTGGAGTGCCGCGGGAGCCCTAAGGAACAGGTAGCCATGTGATGCCTGTTCTAGTGTTCAGAAACAATAAGAAacaaaattgaagaaacaaaaaacaatcacagtgttgttgttttaaaataaatccggagtgcccggagaaaacccacgcaggcacagggagaacatgcaaacgccac contains:
- the LOC133400435 gene encoding nuclear receptor subfamily 5 group A member 2-like — its product is MLGDKAHGVTLKVMEYTYDDDLEELCPVCGDKVSGYHYGLLTCESCKGFFKRTVQNNKRYTCAENQECKIDKTQRKRCPFCRFQKCLSVGMRLEAVRADRMRGGRNKFGPMYKRDRALKQQKKALIRSNGFKLESAAPPSVSPLHADYGFSGPLTGVPVIPKSILPSITPTDYEANLYAPPSLGMQSHAPLSGQYQYTSYPGRVIKAECPDYTSSPESLTGYAYPEMYPSASPQAPSLPPLVLEMLRCDPDELLVQNKIVTHLQQEQSSRGRLEKPSAFSLMCRMADQTLFSIVEWARSCIFFKELRVGDQMKLLHNCWSELLVLDHIFRQVQHGKGDSILLVTGQEIELSSVLSQGEATLSSLVQRGQDLAVRLRVLQVDRREIACLKFLLLFNPNVKLLENQAFVEGVQEQVNGALLEYTLTTYPQFQEKFSQLVVRLPELRSLSTQAEDYLCYMHLSGEVPCNNLLIEMLHAKRACV